In Thiofilum sp., the genomic window GTATTTTTTTGTATACCCATACTACTAGGGGTCAACCAATCAACACGTATAGTATGCAGTTTAGGGGCTAGGACTGTAAATAATCCTACGTCGATAGAGGTAGTATTTTTTAGATCTGGGCAATTCATTAACCAGTTAATGGACGTTTCCGCTAAAAGGTGAGTTGAGCTAATTTGCGGTGGCATTAACTGTTTAACCTCATACTGTTGTAGCTTACAACTATTACTAGGATGGAATTTAAATAAATTTGACCATAATGATAGCCCATTCGCTTGCGCTTTTAATTGCTCGGAATTAAAGGTAGTAAGCTCTTTACTAGGGAGCACTAGATTAAATTGAGCAAATTTCAATTCAGGATTGAGTTGAATACTGAGCGATCCATGACCTGATTGAGCTTGATTATAAGTTTTTGCCGCTGTCAAATCGTCAGTGCCTTGGGTCATATCATAGGCTATATCCATTTCTTGCTGGCTGGCTTTAGCGGGCAAGGGGAGGGTATCGATTTCAGCTATACTGCTCGTATTTAAACACATAAGGGCAATAGCCCCAGCATAAAGCAAATAATTCATGGGGAAGCATCCAAATCCTGTGAGTCAAGTGTAGCTAGGCTAGAGGAGTGATTCAGCCTAGGCTCAGTTTGACACAGTTTAAGCGCTTTATATCAAGGTGTTAATTCTACAGCGCTTAGTGGCATAGATGCTCTTTATAGTAGGTTAGATCCGAACGATTAGAGCCGATTTTAAGGTTGCAATACCTTCATCAGCGGTGAGTCCAATACCTCCCATTGTCCTTTAGCGATATTAGCTCCATCCGTACTATTAAACAGCGCATAACTATAAGAGCCGTAATGCGGTAGTTTCGCCATTAATCTAGTTAACCCTACGACGTGATCAGCACTTAAGGCTAATACATAGCGATCCTTTAGGCGTAGGGTTAGTGCTAGGGTATGTAGACCGCACAGGTAGTTTTCTCGTCCTAATAAGTCATTCGCTTGATTAAGCTGTGCATAGCTTTGTGTTTGCTCCACTAAGCGCGGTAGTGCATCACTTTCACCCCCTAGTATGATCACATCACCGTCAGGCAAAGGTTGGTTATCCAGTTGAATTTTCCAATCGGGATGTTGGCTTTGCAATTGTTGCGCTACTTGTTGCCATGCTTGTAGCATTTCGGGGCGAGCTTGGTGTGCAATGAGAATGGTTTTTTTACCTGTATTAGCGCTATTAAAATAATCCAAAGTGGGCGGTATTTCTTCTGCTAAAGGGAGCCGTAAACTATCAAAATAAGGATCTAGGGCTATAGTTTGTGCGGGGTATTGAGTGGCTAAAACAAAGCGTTGTTCAGCAGCACTCAGGGTAATGCTTGACTCCTCTGGGTGTGTGCTTTGGCTATTAATGACCACAGGCAAGGTGATATAGCCTTTAAAGTCTGGATTAGTTTGCCTAACGGTTAAGGCTACTTGCTGAGGGGAGAGCAGCTTAGCTTCCACCCATTCTAGTTGAGGTATCGCACTTTGATCGCGCCACTGTTGGAAGAAAGTGCTTAAATCTCGTTGTCCTACTTCGCTAAACACTTGTTCTAATTGTTTAAAATTAGCACTTTTGAATGCATAACGCTGATAAAAAGTTTGTAGAGCCTTAAGAAAGGTCGCCTCACCCAACGTTTTATTGAGCATATGAAATAGCAGGGTGCTTTTACTATAGCCGAGTGCTTGACTCGTATTATCGTGGCGGCTAGTAAAGGTATTAAGGGTTTGGTTAGGGTGATCTTTTAGATAAGTGCTGAGCTTAATTAATTGATTGCGCCGATAATTAACATCCTCACCCTTGAGAGCACTTTGAGCATGATCGGCTACATAGGCGGTTAAGCCCTCTGCCCAATTACCATAGCGACTGTCGATATAAACACTATTCCCCCACCAGTTATGCGCAATTTCATGGGGTAAAGACGTATCCAAGATAAAAGGTAAGCGCAATACTCTTGAACCTAGGAGAGTAAACGAGGGCATACCCCAACCCGTTTCCCAAAAGCTCTCCACCACCGCAAATTTAGTATAAGGATACTGACCTAAGAGTGTTTCTAAAGTGGTTAAATGCTTAATGCTAGCGTCTAAATAGCGCTCGGCTAGTGCAGGGTCTGCTTGTTTAAGATAAACACTATATTCAATGTTTGCGTGAGTTTTGTGATAGTGCTTAAAGGGAGCGGCTATTAAGTAAATACCAGTCTGTGGATGTAATTCTTGCCAAGTATTTGCTTGATTTATACCTTGGCTTAGGCTTAACCAGTCTTTAGGTAATTGCACCGTCATTTTAAAGGTGTGCAATACCTCGCTATTACTCAGATACCACTCACTAGCAGGATCAAGATATAAACCTTGGCTATTAAGCATCAGACAGGATTCTTGCAGCCAATTGCAATCAGGGGTGGAGTTTAATTTACCTTGGTATTCTACGACTAAAGGCTTAGAGTGCTCAGTCAGCGTAAACTGATAAACTGCCTTATTAGCCTCACGGGTGAGGGCTACTAATGCTTGAGAGCTATGGGTAATAACTAGGTTTGGATTGAGGTTAACCTTAAGCACTGCTCCCAAAGTATCAGGCAGCGTTATGGTATCGCGAATAGTTAAGTGACCTTGCGTTAAATCAGGTAGCACCACTAATTCATGTTGTAATACTAAAGGTGAGGCAGGCGTATTTGCCGCTAGCGCGTTGTAGCCCACCAGACAGCTTAAGAGTACTACTAGCCATTTGAGTATGAGTGGATAATAAGTGCTGAACGCTTGCGCTAGCGAATTCGTCAGAGTACTCATGGACTACTTTACCCTCGTTGGTAACATATTGTTGGCTTAACACGAGACCGTTTCTAATCATGTACAAATTTATTCTAGGTTTATTTATTGCCCCTATCAGCAAACTCAACTCTCTGATTGTATTAGTCATCATGAGTGCGAGCCTAGGATTAGTGCCTGTTTCTGCGGCTACTTTAAACCATCGCTCTCCTGCTGATGTGATGCAGTTTTTACGAACTTATCAGCCCAATGCCTTAATGGGCAAACAAACCATCGCCTTTAATGAATTAATTCAACGTCTACTCAGTAAGCGTGTGATCTTAGTCGGAGAAATTCATGATCGCTATGATCATCACCTGAATCAATTAGCGCTACTGAAGGCTTTGCATGCACAAGATCCCAATATTGGTATTGGGGTAGAGTGGTTTCAGCAGCCTTTTCAGCCAGTACTAGATGCCTATTTAGCGGGGCGAATTGACGAGGCTGAAATGCTCAAACGCAGCGGTTACTATGAGCGTTGGCGTTATGATTATCGTATGTTACGCCCTATTTTAGTGTTCGCTAAAGAGCATCGCATTCCTGTGTTAGCGTTGAATGCTCCCGTAGAGTTGACGCAAAAGGTAGCACAAGGAGGATTAGAAGCACTAAGTGAGGCAGAGCGTGCACAATTACCCAAGCATATTAACCCACCGGAAGGCTCCTATCTCCAACGCTTACGTAAAGTATTTACCAGTCATGGTGCACATGGGGCCAGCGAAGGTCGCTTTGAAAACTTTGCTTTAGTGCAGCGTATCTGGGATGAAACGATGGCAGCTAATGCGGTGGAGTTTTTGCAGGCTAATCCACGTTATCGCCTGATGGTGTTTGCTGGAACAGGGCACATTAGTGATCGTATGGGTATTCCGAGTGATATAGCGCGTACCATTCCCGCGCAACAATTAGCTACCGTTATGACTAATACGGTGGGGGATACGCCGATGGGGCAATATGATTATTGGGTGTTAAGTCCGCAGCCGCATAATTTACCTCCCACCGGTAAACTAGGTGCGTGGTTTGAAATGGATCCGCGTGGTTTACAGGTGATCAAATTGGCTAGTAATGGAGCAGCGGAGCGCTCAGGTTTGATGAAGGGGGATCGTTTAGTAAAACTGAATCAGACCCCCATTCGTACTATGAGTGATTTATTAAGAATCTTAGCGGGCTTTAATGTAGGTGATACGGTACAGGTCACCTTAGAGCGTGACCGTTTAGCTCCTAAAGGCGAGCTAAACGCGCCACTGCTGATGACGGTAGCGATTAAGCTCCAATAGATTTCACAAACTGAAGCGGCTGTTCCGCTAAGAGTGGAGCCGCATCACACTCATGAAAGACCCGTTTAGTACAGGTATGGCAAATGGAGTGATCCAGTGCAATCGTGGTGATTTTATGAATCGCTTGCTTCTTCTCCTCGAAAAAGTATTCATGCCCAATGTGATCCATAAAATGACCCTTACGGATAAACTCACACACTTTTGATTTGATTTCAGCAAAGTATAATCCTCCGTCTTCATCTTTCAGGCGGTCGGATTCATGCTCTAGCATTTCTGCTCCTGTTAGGTCAATAAAATTAATACTACTGCCTAGTATTAAAATATGCTTATGTCCACGGCTGCTGATTTTGTGTAATTGGTTTTGAATATGATTAGCTGAGCCAAAGTAAATAGACATATCAATACGAATAATTTTTAACTGAGGGCATTCCTCTAAATGATTCAGGTCTGCATTTTTAACCAAGGTCTTTTTATTGGTTTCGGGATCAAAGTCTGGAGCCATGCTAATAACATCTGGCATAGAGGTACGTGCTAAGAACATAATCAGCGACAACAACACCCCCATATAAATGGCAAACTCTAATTCTAAAAATAAGGTGGCAAAAAACGTTGTTAATAAAATAGCAGTTTCGGTTTTACTGGTGGTAAGAATTTTCTTGATTTGCTCAATATCAATCAAATTATATGCAACTATTAAAATGACTCCCCCCATAGCTGCTATCGGTAAATAAGCAATTAGAGGGCCAATCTGCAATACAATAATAGCTAGGAAAATAGCAGCAAAAATAGCGGATAAGGGGGTTTGTGCTCCGACACTATAATTTACCCCAGAGCGTGTAAACGAACCTGATCCAGCATAACTAGAAAAGAAGCTACCGATAATATTAGACATGCCCTGCCCAAAAAACTCCTGATTACTATCAATACGTTGGTGTGATTTGGTGGCAATAGCGCGACTGATGGAAACGGCTTCAATTAAACCTAATAAAGCAATCGCAAAGGCTTGTGGAGCCAATTGTTTTAACGTGCTTAAGGAAAAATCGGGCCATGAAAAGGGAGGCAAGGAACCATTAATTGTGCCAATCAATTTAACATTACTGCTAGGAGTTGCAATCAAATAAGCAACAACACTACCCACAATCATAGCAATGAGCATATGCGGTAGCTTAGGTAAATAGCGTTTAAGTGTAAGGCTAGCCAGTATAGTAATCACCGCAATTAATAATACAGTCTTATTCGTCTCAGTAATTTGAGTAACTATTAAATACCATGTGTGAATAAAAGTATCACCTGAAGGTATTTTAATCCCTAGCACATTTTTAATTTGGCTAGTGGCAATTAAAATCGCTGCCCCCGCCGTAAAGCCTATCACGACCGTATGCGAAACAAAATTAACTAATACCCCTAATCGAGCCAAAGCAAAGACTAATTGATATACGCCCGCTAAGAAGGTAATCGTTAAAGCGGCCTCAATAAATTCGGGGGTAGTAGGTTCAGCAAAATTACTCACTGTCGAAAACACGACTATCGAAATAGCGGTGGTAGGACCGGATACTAAATGCAGTGAGGAGCCAAAAAGAGCAGCCACAATCGGCGTGACCATAGCCGTATATAAACCATATTCTGGAGGCAAACCTGCAATAGTCGCAAAGGCAACCCCTTGTGGAAGTACAATAACCGCCCCTGTTAGCCCAGCGATTAAATCTGCTTTGATAGTATTTTTATTAATCAGTCTAAACCAAGTAAGAAAAGGCAAGAAGAAATGCAGGATAGGATGATGTGCTTGGTGAGATGTGTGCATACAATGAGTCCTGTGAGAACTTTAGATTTTGAATGCGTGCCAATATTAAAGCATTAGCATGTGCTAATCTACGTCTTTTCCTGCATAGGGCCTCAGACTCTCCCTTTGGGAATAAGTAGGGACTCATGTTAAGCGCTTTCTAATGCTTCCCAACGGGCAAAAGCTGCTTCGAGTTCGGCTGCTAAACGCTCATATTGTGCTTGGCTGTGTGCCATGCTCTCAGCACCTTGCTGATAGAAATCGGACGCACTCATTTTAGTTTGTAACTCAGCCATAGCGCTCTCAAGTTGCTCAATTTTTTGCGGTAACAAATCTAGCTCACGCTGATCTTTATAGCTGAGTTTTTTAGCTTTGGTAGCAATAGGTGTCGCAGGTGAGGGTGTAGTGGTATTTTCCTTTGCAGGCGTTTTTTTCTCTATGGGAGCTTCAAGCGTTGGACTAGGACGCTGCATTAACCAATCATCATAGCCCCCCGCATATTCGCCAATATGAGCGCTGCCTTCAAAGACTAAGGAGCGTGTCACCACCTGATTGAGGAAACTACGATCATGGCTAATGAGTAAAATCGTGCCTTGATAATCAATCAATAACTCTTCCAATAATTCTAAGGTTTCCGCATCAAGGTCATTGGTAGGCTCATCCATTACTAATAAATTAGAAGGCTTAGCAAATAAACGCGCCAGCAGTAAACGATTACGCTCACCCCCAGACAATACTTTGACGGGTTTTTGGATTTGTAGCGGTGTGAATAGAAAATCCTGTAGATAGCTGATCACATGCTTGCGTTGACCGTTCACCTCAACAAAATCAGCATCTTTAATTAAGTTATCGCGTAGATTAGCTTCTTCATCAAACTGGTCACGATATTGATCGAAATAGGCTAATTCAATTTTAGTGCCTAAGGTAACTTTACCAGCAGTCGGTTGTAACTGACCGAGGATGAGTTTAATTAACGTGGTTTTACCCACTCCATTTGGACCAATAATGCCAATCTTGTCGTTACGTAAAATAGTGGTGCTAAAGTCTCTAATTAAATAGTCACTATTATCAAGCTGATAACTGAGGTTATTAATTTCGGCGACTAATTTACCGGATTTAGAGGCTTGCTCAATTTGGGCTTTAGTTTTGCCTTGTACAGTGCGCCGTGCAGCATATTCTAAGCGTAAGGCTTCTAAACGGCGTACTCGACCTTCATTGCGGGTGCGTCGTGCTTTAATGCCTTGGCGAATCCACACTTCTTCTTGAGCCAGTTTTTTATCAAATAAGGCATTTTGCGTGGCTTCTGCGTCTAGTGCGGCTTGTTTACTCACTTGGTATTTTTGAAAGTCTCCCATCCAACTCGTTAATTGACCGCGATCTAATTCAATAATACGCGTCGCCAATTTATGCACAAAAGAGCGATCATGGCTAACAAATAGCAGCGTGCCTTTAAAATTCAATAGATAGCTTTCTAGCCATTCAATAGCCGGAATATCTAAATGGTTAGTAGGTTCATCTAGTAATAATAAATCCGGTTCGGCTACCAAAGCGCGAGCGAGTAACGCCCGACGTTTCCAGCCGCCCGACAAAGCACTAAAAAAAGCCTCTGCATCTAAATCAAGGCGTGAAATCACGGTTTCAACCCGCTGATTAAGCTGCCAACCATTGAGGTCATCGATCTGCTGCTGCACTTCATGTAGTTCGTGGAGTAGGTCAGGGTTGGAGTCAGTGGCTATCTGATGACTCAGGGTATGATAGCGCTGGAGTAATACCGCCGCTTCGCCTAAGCCTTCGGCGACTAAATCAAACACGCTAATCTCACTGCCTTCTGGCACATCCTGTTGTAGGCGAGCAATCCGTACATTGCCCGCTACAATAAACTCACCATCATCGGGTAATACTTCCCGACAGAGTAGTTTCATCAAAGTGGATTTGCCTGTCCCATTCCGCCCTACTAAACACAGACGCTCGCCTGCTTCAATTTGGAGATCAATATGGTCAAAAAGACGATTATCACCGTTTTCTAACAGGATATTACGCAGGTTAAGTAGAGCCATGTAGTTATCAGTAGGAGTTAATTAATATTCAGTTGTTCGGCTTTGGGATCAGGTTTTTCCACAATCTCGTCATTCACCAAGGTTTCGGAGTCTGTGGGAGTCGCAGGCTCTGTTTCGGAGGTGGCAGTGTCGGAGGCTGTGGTGTCGGTATCCGCAAAAGGTAAAGGTTCCGGCATAGACTCGGTGAGATCGGTCATACTGGAGAGGCAATTACTATACTCGCTTTCAGTAATAGTGCCGTCTTGAATATAGCTTTTACATAAATCTTGTAGCGCTTGAGCCGGATCTTCACTATTGACCTCAGCAGATTCGCTAGGAGAAGTGGACGCATCGGTATTCTCAGCATAGCTAAGCGATCCAAAGCTCATTAAACCTAGTGCTAATAGGAGTGCATATTTCATATACCTAATTCCTTAACGGATGATCTTACCTCATTAGGGGCTAAGTTTTGACATGATCCATGCGACCAATGGCGCAACTTACCACCGAACGAGCTTTTTCTTTCAATGACTCAAGCCCGTGGACACTACCACGCACCGGATAGCCTAGACTGAATAACAGTGTTTGGGCGCTGTCTTTAACATCTACTTCACTATCGAGCGTAATGGTTTGAGCTTCAATATCGACCTTTACCGCTTTAATTCGTTCATCACTCATGAGCTTACGAGTAATGGTATTAACACACCCGCCACAACGAATGTTTTCGACTTCTAATATGGTTTCAATCATCAATCTTGCGCGAGAAATCCCATGCTTCAGACAGGGGAGGGATAGCACATCGGCACGATAACCGATCCTTTTCTCGCTTCCTATTATCAAGCTAGCTATCTTTTGTTTGGTTTTACCTTGCTACACCACAAGGCTAGATAGTTGGGATACAATACCCATCGTTTTTACAAAGCTTTTAATGAATTGTTCTGGCATCTCTCCTGTGCTTGTTAGCACATACTTACAATTTCGTGTGCAAGCTTTAACTATGGGCTAACAAGGTAAAAGGGACTTGTTCTTAGAAGGTCATAATTTACTATAAAGTGCTTGGAATGTATACAGGAGCGATTTTATCGTTGGCAAAAACTAAGACATGCTTGTATTCATTTTTTGCATCTGTAGTAGTCTAGGCTATGAAATAGACACTTAAGCATTGAGGACTTCTAGGTCTTAAGCAGTTTTATTTTATCATGGAGCACTGTATATAGTATTTTAAAATAAAAAAATTACTACATGTTGTACATGGCTGATAAGTTAACCATTAATCTATTGGTTGTTGAGGTATTAAAAATATTTCCTTACTCTCCAATAATATAGTTGTGTAATTTGGTGTATAATTGGATAATAGGAACGACAGAAGGAGTCCACGCAACCATGAAAACACATATTCCAGTAGAACGGTTAAGCAAGCCACCGTTAGTGTTGGTTTTTGCTTTTATAAAATTTGCCCCACTACCTTCAAAAGATTTTGAAGATGCTGTTCTACAGCTACATAGTGTAATTCGTAAAGAATATCCGGGTATAGAAAAAGGTAAAGACAAGAATATCCAAGTTCTTTTTAATGAGCAAGAAGATCAATTTCATCAAGAAATAAAACATACTGAAGAACCATCTGTAACATTTACCAGTTCAGATTCTTCTTGGTTAATTAAGATAAATACAACCAGTCTTGCTATTTTTACAAAAAAATATATATCTTTTGATGATTTATTAAAGAAGGTGTTAGGAATAATAAGTCAGTTAGAGCAGAAGGCTAGCATTACACATACTTCAAATATTGGTTTGCGTTATATTAACCGAATAGATATTAACACTGAAACTGGCTTTGATGATTCAGTAGTGAATGGTTTTCTTCAGCCCAAAATTGTGGAGTTTAATGCTATGGCTGGTTCTGATATGGTAAATATATACCAAGCTGATCCTGGCTGGTGCATTCTTAGAACCTCTTTAAAAATACAAGGACATGAGGTTCCGAATGATTTATTGCCTGTCGCTCAGAAGATGAGGCTTGCACTTGAGCCTGTAAATAATGTTTTTGCCTCTATTGATATAGATAGCAATACGATGTCTCATGATTATATTGAATTTAATATCGAAGGCATTAGAAATTGTTTTTCAGAGCTTCATTCATTGATAAAGATTGCTTTTGGAAGCGTTTTAACAGAGGCTGAAATTCAACGCAGGAGTTAGTCATGGGATACGTATTGCCTCCTAATGTTACTAAAGTTGTGGTTAAATTTGCAGGAATGGTGATTGCAGGAATGTGTTTCGTTGCACCTCCAGCTAACGCTGCTACTGGTACTGCAAAAACTAATCTAAGCCCACCATTAACCAAGGAAATGTCTGGCATAAGAAATTCGAGAAAGGGGAGAAATCTTCTTTTAGGGTATGTACGTTCTGATATTCAACTAGAGGCTAGATACGACACACCTACGAAAGCATCAGAAATTAGGAAAATTCCTACGTCGCAGGCTATCCATGTTGAAAACGCAGGTGGAGCTGAAAGCTTCTATGACAGGGTTGAAAGTATCATGACTAGGTTTGGCTTTAATAAAAGTCAACTTTCAGCCGTTCTTAATGTACAGCGAAAGTCTATCTATGATTGGAAGTCTAACCTGTCTGTAGAAGTACGCTCCGCGACTGTTGATCGCGTCCAAACTCTTGAGGATTTTGCAGCTTACATGGATGATGGACATTCAAGATTCTTGAGTAAGTTGGTATTTGGTTCATTAGGCCATAAAGACTTGGCACAGGAAATAACCAAGGATGCCTTGGACTTGACCCAGTTAAAAGCACTATACGACAACTACTGGCTTGAGTTTGATGGTATGTACAAACGGGCTAAACTTCGTGAAGCAACTAAAGACTTCTCGAATGAGTCCTCAAAAGAGGAACTGTTTATTAGTGTCTGAAGAAGATGAGGTTCGTTCTAAACTGCTTGCAGCCGGATGGAAACAGGGGACTTGTATTGATGCTCAGGAAGCTCTTCAAAAGATTCCTGACATTCATGAATATCACAAGAACATACTGAAAAGCACAAACGGCTGCTTGTTAATTGTTACGCTTTACGATTGTGCGGTTATTAATGGCTCTTTTGAAAAAGAACCATTGCTTAGTTATGTTATTGCAAGCCCTATTGATAGCATAAATCCTAACAACATTTTATCGAAGAATAGTCGCACTCTTCACTTTAATCTTGGCATTGGAGACACAGAGCGATATTTTGAAGTCAATGCTGGTTCATTTGGAGTTATCTGCCGAAAATCATTGCTAACTCTTTTACCTTTAGTAAACATTACTTTTGGTGAGAAAACAAAGCGAGTATTTCTTAAGTGGATTCAACGGCGCACGACTCAAGCCACATTTCCTGATAATTTTGATCGCAGACTAAATAAAAGCAAACGTAGCAAGCTTTT contains:
- a CDS encoding M1 family aminopeptidase, which codes for MSTLTNSLAQAFSTYYPLILKWLVVLLSCLVGYNALAANTPASPLVLQHELVVLPDLTQGHLTIRDTITLPDTLGAVLKVNLNPNLVITHSSQALVALTREANKAVYQFTLTEHSKPLVVEYQGKLNSTPDCNWLQESCLMLNSQGLYLDPASEWYLSNSEVLHTFKMTVQLPKDWLSLSQGINQANTWQELHPQTGIYLIAAPFKHYHKTHANIEYSVYLKQADPALAERYLDASIKHLTTLETLLGQYPYTKFAVVESFWETGWGMPSFTLLGSRVLRLPFILDTSLPHEIAHNWWGNSVYIDSRYGNWAEGLTAYVADHAQSALKGEDVNYRRNQLIKLSTYLKDHPNQTLNTFTSRHDNTSQALGYSKSTLLFHMLNKTLGEATFLKALQTFYQRYAFKSANFKQLEQVFSEVGQRDLSTFFQQWRDQSAIPQLEWVEAKLLSPQQVALTVRQTNPDFKGYITLPVVINSQSTHPEESSITLSAAEQRFVLATQYPAQTIALDPYFDSLRLPLAEEIPPTLDYFNSANTGKKTILIAHQARPEMLQAWQQVAQQLQSQHPDWKIQLDNQPLPDGDVIILGGESDALPRLVEQTQSYAQLNQANDLLGRENYLCGLHTLALTLRLKDRYVLALSADHVVGLTRLMAKLPHYGSYSYALFNSTDGANIAKGQWEVLDSPLMKVLQP
- a CDS encoding ChaN family lipoprotein, which codes for MYKFILGLFIAPISKLNSLIVLVIMSASLGLVPVSAATLNHRSPADVMQFLRTYQPNALMGKQTIAFNELIQRLLSKRVILVGEIHDRYDHHLNQLALLKALHAQDPNIGIGVEWFQQPFQPVLDAYLAGRIDEAEMLKRSGYYERWRYDYRMLRPILVFAKEHRIPVLALNAPVELTQKVAQGGLEALSEAERAQLPKHINPPEGSYLQRLRKVFTSHGAHGASEGRFENFALVQRIWDETMAANAVEFLQANPRYRLMVFAGTGHISDRMGIPSDIARTIPAQQLATVMTNTVGDTPMGQYDYWVLSPQPHNLPPTGKLGAWFEMDPRGLQVIKLASNGAAERSGLMKGDRLVKLNQTPIRTMSDLLRILAGFNVGDTVQVTLERDRLAPKGELNAPLLMTVAIKLQ
- a CDS encoding SulP family inorganic anion transporter — encoded protein: MHTSHQAHHPILHFFLPFLTWFRLINKNTIKADLIAGLTGAVIVLPQGVAFATIAGLPPEYGLYTAMVTPIVAALFGSSLHLVSGPTTAISIVVFSTVSNFAEPTTPEFIEAALTITFLAGVYQLVFALARLGVLVNFVSHTVVIGFTAGAAILIATSQIKNVLGIKIPSGDTFIHTWYLIVTQITETNKTVLLIAVITILASLTLKRYLPKLPHMLIAMIVGSVVAYLIATPSSNVKLIGTINGSLPPFSWPDFSLSTLKQLAPQAFAIALLGLIEAVSISRAIATKSHQRIDSNQEFFGQGMSNIIGSFFSSYAGSGSFTRSGVNYSVGAQTPLSAIFAAIFLAIIVLQIGPLIAYLPIAAMGGVILIVAYNLIDIEQIKKILTTSKTETAILLTTFFATLFLELEFAIYMGVLLSLIMFLARTSMPDVISMAPDFDPETNKKTLVKNADLNHLEECPQLKIIRIDMSIYFGSANHIQNQLHKISSRGHKHILILGSSINFIDLTGAEMLEHESDRLKDEDGGLYFAEIKSKVCEFIRKGHFMDHIGHEYFFEEKKQAIHKITTIALDHSICHTCTKRVFHECDAAPLLAEQPLQFVKSIGA
- a CDS encoding ATP-binding cassette domain-containing protein, with product MALLNLRNILLENGDNRLFDHIDLQIEAGERLCLVGRNGTGKSTLMKLLCREVLPDDGEFIVAGNVRIARLQQDVPEGSEISVFDLVAEGLGEAAVLLQRYHTLSHQIATDSNPDLLHELHEVQQQIDDLNGWQLNQRVETVISRLDLDAEAFFSALSGGWKRRALLARALVAEPDLLLLDEPTNHLDIPAIEWLESYLLNFKGTLLFVSHDRSFVHKLATRIIELDRGQLTSWMGDFQKYQVSKQAALDAEATQNALFDKKLAQEEVWIRQGIKARRTRNEGRVRRLEALRLEYAARRTVQGKTKAQIEQASKSGKLVAEINNLSYQLDNSDYLIRDFSTTILRNDKIGIIGPNGVGKTTLIKLILGQLQPTAGKVTLGTKIELAYFDQYRDQFDEEANLRDNLIKDADFVEVNGQRKHVISYLQDFLFTPLQIQKPVKVLSGGERNRLLLARLFAKPSNLLVMDEPTNDLDAETLELLEELLIDYQGTILLISHDRSFLNQVVTRSLVFEGSAHIGEYAGGYDDWLMQRPSPTLEAPIEKKTPAKENTTTPSPATPIATKAKKLSYKDQRELDLLPQKIEQLESAMAELQTKMSASDFYQQGAESMAHSQAQYERLAAELEAAFARWEALESA
- a CDS encoding cation transporter, which gives rise to MIETILEVENIRCGGCVNTITRKLMSDERIKAVKVDIEAQTITLDSEVDVKDSAQTLLFSLGYPVRGSVHGLESLKEKARSVVSCAIGRMDHVKT
- a CDS encoding TIGR04255 family protein, with the translated sequence MKTHIPVERLSKPPLVLVFAFIKFAPLPSKDFEDAVLQLHSVIRKEYPGIEKGKDKNIQVLFNEQEDQFHQEIKHTEEPSVTFTSSDSSWLIKINTTSLAIFTKKYISFDDLLKKVLGIISQLEQKASITHTSNIGLRYINRIDINTETGFDDSVVNGFLQPKIVEFNAMAGSDMVNIYQADPGWCILRTSLKIQGHEVPNDLLPVAQKMRLALEPVNNVFASIDIDSNTMSHDYIEFNIEGIRNCFSELHSLIKIAFGSVLTEAEIQRRS